From Domibacillus sp. DTU_2020_1001157_1_SI_ALB_TIR_016, a single genomic window includes:
- a CDS encoding AbrB family transcriptional regulator, whose product MKETKWLFIAISAIGGLLLSMTGLSIGWMLGTLLAAMLISFTKPNVLGKKGVPKYWLYAGQCILGIELGQKINLSVLTVFQKDWAVIIIMLLLSIVFSLLSGVVLWKFSKTDMLTSFFSTAPGGLSAMPGIAEEVGANTAVVSILQTMRVFLVIFIIPIVVSVLVFHPSAASAAQTAPSVFEWTSFGWTAVLAVTAYAGYHVGKKLKFPAPWLLGGMLSTAIVQAGTSSAVGYDMQAYWPHEIMILSQIVIAASIGSRFRKEMFYGLKQTIAIAFISTVLFISAMFVCAYIVSKATGLAFMTAALAFAPGGVAEMATTAVVLNADATFVVAVQVLRIIAVILVLPPVFRMLHAWERRKEAHSHASV is encoded by the coding sequence ATGAAAGAAACAAAATGGCTGTTTATTGCCATAAGCGCTATTGGAGGGCTGCTGCTTTCCATGACTGGCCTGTCGATTGGCTGGATGCTCGGCACACTTTTAGCCGCTATGCTTATTTCTTTCACTAAGCCAAACGTTTTAGGAAAGAAAGGCGTTCCGAAATACTGGCTTTATGCTGGTCAATGTATTTTAGGTATTGAGCTTGGTCAAAAAATCAATCTTTCCGTTCTTACTGTTTTTCAAAAGGATTGGGCGGTTATTATCATTATGCTCCTGCTTTCGATCGTATTTTCGCTCCTGTCAGGTGTGGTTTTGTGGAAATTCAGCAAAACAGATATGCTGACAAGCTTTTTCAGTACAGCTCCTGGCGGTTTGTCGGCTATGCCGGGAATTGCCGAAGAAGTAGGGGCTAATACAGCGGTTGTCAGCATTTTGCAGACGATGCGTGTGTTTTTGGTTATCTTTATTATCCCTATCGTTGTTTCGGTCCTCGTATTCCACCCATCTGCCGCTTCTGCTGCCCAAACAGCTCCTTCTGTATTTGAATGGACCAGCTTTGGCTGGACAGCGGTCCTCGCTGTAACAGCGTATGCGGGCTACCATGTCGGAAAAAAATTAAAGTTTCCTGCTCCCTGGCTGCTGGGAGGCATGCTGTCAACAGCAATTGTACAGGCAGGTACATCTTCTGCGGTCGGATACGATATGCAGGCTTACTGGCCGCATGAAATTATGATCCTTTCGCAGATTGTGATTGCTGCTTCCATTGGATCAAGGTTTCGAAAAGAAATGTTTTATGGGTTAAAGCAGACCATTGCTATTGCGTTTATTAGTACGGTTCTGTTTATTAGCGCTATGTTTGTTTGCGCGTATATCGTGTCAAAAGCAACGGGCCTCGCGTTTATGACGGCTGCTTTGGCTTTTGCGCCAGGCGGCGTAGCGGAAATGGCAACTACCGCAGTCGTTCTCAATGCTGATGCGACTTTTGTTGTAGCTGTTCAAGTTTTGCGTATTATTGCGGTGATCCTCGTGCTGCCGCCAGTATTCCGAATGCTGCACGCGTGGGAGAGAAGAAAAGAAGCTCATTCTCATGCATCCGTTTAG